A genomic segment from Kyrpidia tusciae DSM 2912 encodes:
- a CDS encoding transposase family protein, whose translation MTLRNPESIHPWTLPNRKSSYRNSEEERADRQTAVEAQLPVWRALLPGLMEKFSRIADPRRPGSIRHKLTVLLTFGLFMFIFQYASRRRANRELTRPTFWEHFREIFPEVETIPHMDTVQRILERINPGELEEVMTATVKRLLRSGRLKALLVEKQYVIAIDGTQKASRGQPWASEALHRRHGENQVSSMAYALEASLVSPQGVVLPFLTEFCENAAEQQEFEKQDSELKACKRLLTRLRKMFPKLRILVVADGLYPNGPMMALCRDLHLDFMFVLPQSCLPSVWEEVKGLRKIEPNERRHRWGNREQIFWWINQIDYDFREASGAHRRLKVHVVGCTEFWEEGGKQQEAHWAWVSGQPLTAQNVVNRCNRAARHRWDIEEQILTEKHRGYEYEHLYSTDWTAMRNWHVLMHLGHLVNVMALHTEGLMKKVRELGFSGTLKFLYESWTQGWMDRDWLLARCQGPPRLTMAF comes from the coding sequence ATGACGCTTCGGAATCCCGAGTCGATTCACCCCTGGACCCTTCCGAATCGGAAAAGCTCGTATCGAAACAGCGAGGAGGAGCGAGCGGACCGGCAAACGGCCGTGGAAGCCCAGTTGCCGGTTTGGCGAGCGTTGTTGCCGGGCTTGATGGAGAAGTTTTCACGGATTGCCGACCCCCGACGTCCGGGGAGCATTCGGCACAAACTGACTGTGCTTCTGACGTTTGGGCTGTTTATGTTTATCTTTCAGTATGCCTCCCGCAGAAGAGCCAATCGGGAACTGACGCGTCCAACGTTTTGGGAACACTTTCGGGAGATCTTTCCGGAGGTGGAAACCATCCCGCATATGGACACGGTGCAGCGGATCTTGGAACGGATCAATCCGGGGGAGCTCGAGGAGGTGATGACGGCGACGGTGAAGCGCCTTCTGCGGTCGGGACGACTGAAGGCGCTGTTGGTCGAGAAGCAATACGTGATCGCCATAGACGGCACCCAAAAGGCGAGTCGGGGGCAGCCCTGGGCCTCGGAGGCTTTGCATCGTCGGCACGGGGAGAACCAGGTCTCGTCCATGGCCTATGCCCTGGAGGCTAGCCTTGTCAGCCCTCAAGGGGTGGTCCTCCCGTTTCTCACGGAGTTTTGCGAGAATGCGGCTGAGCAGCAGGAGTTCGAGAAGCAAGACAGTGAACTGAAGGCCTGCAAACGGCTGCTGACCCGCCTGCGCAAGATGTTTCCCAAATTGCGGATCTTGGTGGTGGCCGACGGGCTGTACCCCAACGGGCCGATGATGGCGCTGTGTCGGGATCTGCATCTGGACTTTATGTTTGTCCTGCCCCAAAGCTGTTTGCCCAGTGTGTGGGAAGAGGTCAAAGGCTTGAGAAAGATCGAACCCAACGAGCGGAGACACCGGTGGGGCAATCGCGAGCAAATCTTTTGGTGGATCAATCAGATCGACTATGATTTCAGGGAGGCTTCCGGGGCGCACCGTCGGCTTAAGGTGCATGTCGTGGGATGTACAGAGTTTTGGGAAGAGGGGGGGAAGCAGCAGGAGGCGCATTGGGCGTGGGTGTCCGGGCAGCCGCTGACGGCACAAAATGTGGTGAACCGCTGCAATCGTGCGGCACGCCACCGATGGGACATTGAGGAACAGATCCTGACGGAGAAGCACCGGGGATACGAGTATGAGCACCTGTACTCCACCGACTGGACGGCGATGCGAAACTGGCACGTGCTGATGCACCTCGGCCATCTGGTGAACGTCATGGCCTTGCATACCGAAGGGCTGATGAAGAAAGTGCGGGAACTGGGCTTTAGCGGGACGTTGAAGTTTCTGTACGAAAGCTGGACGCAGGGGTGGATGGATCGGGACTGGCTGCTGGCGCGTTGCCAAGGTCCTCCGCGGCTGACGATGGCGTTTTAA